One genomic segment of Rhizobium viscosum includes these proteins:
- the lipA gene encoding lipoyl synthase, with protein MVTILDTINPDAKRVRHPEKAHRPDTEVLRKPDWIRVKAPTSKGYAETRSIVKEHKLVTVCEEAGCPNIGECWDKKHATFMIMGEICTRACAFCNVATGKPNALDMAEPENVAKAVKQMGLSHVVITSVDRDDLEDGGAEHFEKVIWAIRAASPLTTIEILTPDFLKKPGALERVVAAKPDVFNHNMETVAGNYLTVRPGARYFHSIRLLQRVKELDPTMFTKSGIMVGLGEERNEVLQLMDDLRTADVDFLTIGQYLQPTRKHHKVESFVTPEEFKSYETVAYTKGFLMVASSPLTRSSHHAGDDFARLKAAREKKLLMAAE; from the coding sequence ATGGTCACCATTCTCGACACGATCAATCCAGACGCAAAGCGCGTGCGGCATCCGGAAAAGGCGCATCGCCCGGATACGGAAGTCCTGCGCAAGCCGGACTGGATCCGTGTGAAGGCGCCGACCTCGAAAGGCTATGCCGAGACCCGTTCGATCGTAAAGGAGCACAAGCTCGTCACCGTCTGCGAAGAGGCAGGCTGCCCGAATATCGGCGAGTGCTGGGACAAGAAGCACGCGACCTTCATGATCATGGGCGAGATCTGTACCCGCGCCTGTGCCTTCTGCAATGTCGCCACCGGCAAGCCGAACGCGCTCGACATGGCAGAGCCCGAAAACGTCGCAAAGGCAGTCAAGCAGATGGGCCTCAGCCACGTCGTCATCACCTCTGTCGATCGTGACGATCTGGAAGACGGCGGCGCCGAGCATTTCGAAAAGGTGATCTGGGCAATCCGTGCCGCATCGCCGCTGACGACGATCGAAATCCTGACGCCCGACTTCCTGAAGAAGCCCGGCGCTTTGGAACGCGTTGTCGCCGCCAAGCCCGATGTCTTCAACCACAATATGGAAACGGTCGCCGGCAACTACCTGACGGTTCGTCCTGGCGCACGCTATTTCCATTCCATCCGCCTGCTGCAGCGCGTGAAGGAACTCGACCCCACCATGTTCACCAAGTCGGGCATCATGGTCGGCCTCGGTGAAGAACGGAACGAAGTTCTTCAGCTCATGGATGACCTGCGAACCGCCGATGTCGATTTCCTGACGATCGGCCAGTACCTGCAGCCGACTCGCAAGCACCACAAGGTCGAAAGCTTCGTCACGCCGGAAGAGTTCAAGTCCTACGAGACGGTCGCCTACACCAAGGGCTTCCTGATGGTCGCTTCCAGTCCGCTGACGCGCTCCTCGCATCACGCCGGCGACGACTTCGCCCGCCTGAAGGCTGCGCGTGAGAAAAAGCTGCTGATGGCGGCCGAGTAA
- a CDS encoding GlsB/YeaQ/YmgE family stress response membrane protein, with translation MEGIGWISAIIVGGLAGWLAGKLMEARYGILLNIVLGIVGSVVATAILAQFHIEVAGGRLGYFVTGFIGACLLIFLARLVRR, from the coding sequence ATGGAAGGCATCGGCTGGATTTCGGCAATCATCGTCGGCGGACTTGCGGGTTGGCTCGCGGGCAAGCTGATGGAAGCGCGTTACGGCATCCTGCTGAACATCGTGCTCGGCATTGTCGGTTCGGTCGTCGCCACGGCCATCCTGGCGCAGTTCCATATCGAGGTCGCCGGCGGCAGGCTCGGCTATTTCGTGACGGGTTTCATCGGTGCCTGCCTCCTGATATTCCTCGCGCGCCTAGTGCGAAGATAG
- a CDS encoding GlsB/YeaQ/YmgE family stress response membrane protein encodes MSMGTQSLLIFLLIGLVAGFLASLVVGGGGLIRCLLSGIIGAFVGGFLFNALGISLGIENALVVQIIHATVGAIVVVLIARAIA; translated from the coding sequence ATGTCTATGGGCACGCAGTCGCTTCTCATCTTTCTGCTGATCGGCCTGGTCGCGGGCTTTCTCGCAAGCCTCGTCGTTGGTGGTGGTGGGTTGATACGATGCCTCCTGAGCGGCATCATCGGCGCGTTCGTGGGCGGGTTTTTGTTCAATGCATTGGGGATTTCTCTGGGCATTGAAAATGCATTGGTGGTTCAGATCATCCACGCCACTGTCGGCGCCATTGTTGTGGTGCTGATCGCAAGGGCGATAGCGTAG
- the lpdA gene encoding dihydrolipoyl dehydrogenase, giving the protein MAQSYDVIVIGSGPGGYIAAIRAAQLGLKVACVEREHLAGICSNWGCIPTKALLRSADVLHTAQHGKDYGLVLEGTIKPDIKAIVTRSRGIAHRMNNGVGFLFKKNKVDVIWGEAKITKPSSGSQMAEIVVSKTTKKPMEPMGPVPKNALGEGTYSAKHIIIATGARPRALPGIEPDGKLIWTYFEAMKADELPKSLLVMGSGAIGIEFASFYRTMGVDVTVVEIMSQVMPVEDAEISALAKKQFERQGMKIHLEAKVSKVEKGANSITATIEKKDGTTETITADRMISAVGVQANVEGIGLEAVGVKTDRGFIAIDGYGKTNVPGIYAIGDVAGPPLLAHKAEHEGVVCVEKIAGLPNVHPMDKLKIPGCTYCNPQVASVGLTEAKAKELGRDIRVGRFPFSANGKAVALGEDQGLVKTIFDKKTGELLGAHMVGAEVTELIQGFVVAMNLETTEEELMHTIFPHPTISETMKESVLDAYGRVLNA; this is encoded by the coding sequence ATGGCTCAATCCTACGACGTCATCGTCATCGGTTCCGGTCCCGGCGGCTATATCGCCGCCATCCGCGCCGCACAGCTCGGCCTCAAGGTCGCCTGCGTCGAGCGCGAACATTTGGCCGGCATCTGCTCCAATTGGGGCTGCATTCCGACCAAGGCGCTGCTGCGCTCGGCTGACGTCCTTCATACCGCCCAGCACGGCAAGGATTACGGCCTGGTGCTGGAAGGCACGATCAAGCCCGACATCAAGGCGATTGTTACCCGTTCGCGCGGCATCGCACACCGCATGAACAACGGTGTCGGCTTCCTGTTCAAGAAGAACAAGGTCGATGTCATCTGGGGCGAAGCCAAGATCACCAAGCCCTCTTCTGGTTCACAAATGGCCGAGATTGTCGTTTCCAAGACGACAAAGAAGCCGATGGAACCGATGGGTCCGGTGCCGAAGAACGCGCTGGGCGAGGGCACCTACAGTGCCAAGCACATCATCATTGCGACCGGCGCCCGTCCGCGTGCGCTGCCGGGCATCGAGCCGGATGGCAAGCTGATCTGGACCTATTTCGAAGCGATGAAGGCCGACGAACTGCCGAAGTCCCTGCTCGTCATGGGCTCGGGCGCCATCGGCATCGAATTCGCAAGCTTCTATCGCACCATGGGCGTCGACGTCACCGTCGTCGAAATCATGAGCCAGGTCATGCCGGTCGAGGATGCGGAAATCTCCGCTCTCGCCAAGAAGCAGTTCGAACGCCAGGGCATGAAGATCCATCTGGAGGCCAAGGTCTCCAAGGTGGAGAAGGGCGCAAACTCGATCACTGCCACCATCGAGAAGAAGGATGGCACGACTGAGACGATCACCGCTGACCGCATGATTTCGGCTGTGGGCGTGCAGGCCAATGTCGAAGGCATCGGTCTCGAGGCTGTCGGTGTCAAGACCGATCGTGGCTTCATCGCCATCGACGGCTACGGCAAGACCAATGTGCCTGGTATCTACGCGATCGGCGACGTTGCCGGCCCGCCGCTGCTGGCCCACAAGGCCGAGCATGAAGGCGTCGTCTGTGTCGAAAAGATTGCCGGCCTGCCGAATGTGCATCCGATGGACAAGCTGAAGATCCCGGGCTGCACCTATTGCAACCCCCAGGTCGCCTCCGTCGGTTTGACCGAAGCCAAGGCCAAGGAACTGGGCCGCGATATCCGCGTCGGCCGCTTCCCCTTCAGTGCCAACGGCAAGGCCGTTGCGCTCGGTGAAGATCAGGGTCTGGTCAAGACAATCTTCGACAAGAAGACCGGTGAGTTGCTCGGCGCCCACATGGTCGGTGCTGAAGTCACCGAACTCATCCAGGGATTCGTCGTCGCCATGAACCTTGAGACGACCGAAGAAGAACTGATGCACACGATCTTCCCGCATCCGACCATTTCGGAAACGATGAAGGAAAGCGTGCTCGATGCTTACGGTCGCGTTCTGAACGCTTGA
- a CDS encoding GNAT family N-acetyltransferase, with protein MTAFLALRQASRRDASELAILADIASHGFASWLWFADVASGMSDTPLERGRLKMSDEALGGWKNAVIGEAYDEIAGMAIGYEVDEGIRDLEARHPAIEPMLAMQRSVIGNWFIGSLAVYRHMRGIGIGKRLLEDQLARADGLSVSLITSDSNEAALSLYGRNGFSEAARMSAVPLFDNSKKHAWVLMTRAGA; from the coding sequence ATGACTGCCTTTCTCGCTCTCCGGCAGGCCTCCCGCCGGGATGCTTCGGAACTGGCGATACTGGCGGATATTGCTTCTCACGGCTTTGCCTCATGGCTCTGGTTTGCCGATGTCGCAAGCGGCATGAGCGATACGCCGCTGGAGCGGGGCCGGCTGAAGATGAGCGACGAGGCGCTCGGCGGCTGGAAGAATGCCGTCATCGGCGAGGCCTATGACGAGATCGCCGGTATGGCGATCGGTTATGAAGTGGATGAAGGCATACGCGATCTCGAAGCGCGGCATCCGGCCATAGAGCCGATGCTGGCGATGCAGAGATCGGTGATCGGAAACTGGTTCATTGGCAGTCTCGCGGTCTATCGCCATATGCGCGGTATCGGCATCGGCAAGAGGTTGCTGGAAGATCAGCTCGCAAGGGCAGACGGGCTGTCGGTCAGCCTGATCACGTCGGATAGTAACGAAGCGGCTCTGTCGCTTTACGGAAGAAACGGATTTTCGGAAGCGGCGCGCATGAGTGCGGTGCCGCTCTTCGATAACAGCAAGAAGCACGCATGGGTTTTGATGACCCGCGCGGGAGCGTAA
- a CDS encoding SGNH/GDSL hydrolase family protein — MTKTVLCYGDSLTWGYDADTIGRHAYENRWPSVLQATLGSEARVIAEGLNGRTTAFDDHLADCDRNGARILPTVLQTHAPLDLVILLLGTNDMKPVVAGSAFAACQGIGRLVRLIRNHAWPFEFDGPEILIVAPPAICATGNVPFAASFPGGIEESAKLPTLYRDLADELGCGFFDGNSVARTTPIDGIHLDAENTRALGRGLEPIVRMMLGL; from the coding sequence ATGACGAAGACTGTTCTTTGCTATGGTGACTCGCTGACCTGGGGCTATGACGCCGACACGATCGGTCGTCATGCCTATGAGAACCGCTGGCCGAGCGTGCTTCAGGCAACGCTCGGAAGCGAGGCTCGCGTCATCGCGGAAGGCCTGAACGGCCGCACGACCGCCTTTGACGACCATCTTGCCGATTGCGATCGCAACGGCGCACGCATTCTGCCGACCGTTCTGCAGACGCACGCGCCGCTCGATCTCGTCATCCTGCTGCTCGGCACCAACGATATGAAGCCGGTCGTCGCCGGCTCGGCTTTTGCAGCGTGCCAGGGCATCGGCCGTCTGGTGCGGCTGATCCGCAATCATGCCTGGCCCTTCGAATTCGACGGGCCGGAGATCCTGATCGTGGCGCCGCCGGCAATCTGCGCGACGGGCAATGTGCCCTTCGCGGCTTCGTTTCCCGGTGGTATCGAGGAATCGGCAAAGCTTCCGACGCTTTACCGTGACCTTGCCGACGAACTCGGTTGCGGCTTCTTCGACGGCAATTCCGTCGCCAGGACCACGCCGATCGACGGTATTCACCTCGATGCGGAGAATACGCGTGCGCTCGGTCGCGGCCTTGAGCCCATCGTGCGGATGATGCTGGGTCTCTGA
- a CDS encoding pyruvate dehydrogenase complex dihydrolipoamide acetyltransferase: MPINITMPALSPTMEEGNLAKWLVKEGDKVKSGDVIAEIETDKATMEVEAVDEGTVAKIVVPAGSEGVKVNALIAVLAVDGEDVAAAASGAGSAAPAPKPAAAPAQAETKAEAAPAPAPSAPAAAPAPAAVSSNGSRTFSSPLARRLAKEAGIDISAVAGTGPYGRVVKSDIEAAAVGGGAKAAPGAAAAPRAAAPAPAAAAPKGASDEAVLKLFEQGSYELVPHDGMRKTIARRLVESKQTVPHFYVSVDCELDALMALRAQLNDAAPRKDGAPAYKLSVNDMVIKAMALALRDIPDANVSWTESAMVKHKHADVGVAVSIPGGLITPIVRKAEEKTLSTISNEMRDLGKRAKDRKLKPEEYQGGTTSVSNMGMMGVKNFAAVINPPHATILAVGAGEQRVIVKNGEMAIATVMTVTLSTDHRCVDGALGAELLQAFKGYIENPMGMLV; the protein is encoded by the coding sequence ATGCCGATCAATATCACGATGCCCGCCCTCTCTCCGACCATGGAAGAAGGCAACCTGGCCAAGTGGCTGGTCAAGGAAGGCGATAAGGTCAAGTCCGGCGATGTGATCGCCGAGATTGAAACCGACAAGGCGACGATGGAAGTCGAAGCCGTTGACGAAGGAACGGTTGCCAAGATCGTCGTTCCGGCCGGTAGCGAAGGCGTCAAGGTCAATGCCCTGATCGCCGTTCTCGCCGTCGATGGCGAGGATGTCGCCGCTGCTGCAAGCGGCGCCGGCTCTGCCGCTCCGGCTCCGAAGCCTGCCGCTGCTCCCGCTCAAGCCGAAACAAAGGCTGAGGCCGCACCTGCTCCGGCACCGTCGGCTCCGGCCGCTGCCCCGGCACCGGCTGCAGTCTCTTCGAACGGCTCGCGCACCTTCTCGTCGCCGCTTGCCCGCCGCCTCGCCAAGGAAGCCGGTATCGATATTTCCGCCGTTGCCGGCACCGGTCCATATGGCCGCGTCGTCAAGAGCGATATCGAGGCTGCTGCTGTGGGTGGTGGAGCCAAGGCTGCCCCGGGCGCTGCGGCTGCCCCGCGGGCTGCGGCACCGGCTCCGGCCGCTGCCGCTCCCAAGGGCGCTTCGGACGAAGCCGTGCTCAAGCTCTTCGAACAGGGCTCCTACGAGCTCGTGCCGCATGACGGCATGCGCAAGACGATCGCCCGCCGCCTCGTCGAATCCAAGCAGACCGTTCCGCACTTCTACGTGTCGGTCGATTGCGAACTCGATGCGCTGATGGCGCTGCGTGCCCAGCTGAACGACGCCGCTCCCCGCAAGGACGGCGCTCCGGCCTACAAGCTCTCCGTCAACGACATGGTCATCAAGGCCATGGCTTTGGCGCTGCGCGACATTCCGGATGCCAACGTTTCCTGGACCGAAAGTGCCATGGTCAAGCACAAGCATGCCGATGTCGGCGTGGCTGTCTCGATCCCCGGCGGCCTGATCACCCCGATCGTCCGCAAGGCTGAGGAAAAGACGCTGTCGACCATCTCCAACGAGATGCGCGATCTCGGTAAGCGTGCCAAGGACCGCAAGCTGAAGCCCGAGGAATATCAGGGCGGCACGACCTCGGTTTCCAACATGGGCATGATGGGCGTGAAGAACTTCGCAGCCGTCATCAACCCGCCGCATGCGACGATCCTCGCAGTTGGCGCGGGTGAGCAGCGCGTCATCGTCAAGAACGGCGAAATGGCGATTGCAACCGTCATGACCGTCACGCTCTCGACCGATCATCGTTGCGTTGACGGTGCTCTCGGCGCCGAGCTGCTGCAGGCCTTCAAGGGCTACATCGAAAATCCGATGGGCATGCTGGTCTAA
- a CDS encoding pyruvate dehydrogenase complex E1 component subunit beta — protein sequence MPIDILMPALSPTMEEGTLSKWLKNEGDKVTSGDVIAEIETDKATMEVEAVDEGVIGKLLVPAGTEGVKVNAKIAVLLQDGESADAISAAPAAVQPAPVAAAPVAQEEKPAASASAPVPAEPKAFVPNDPEIPAGTEMVSMTVREALRDAMAEEMRADDSVFVMGEEVAEYQGAYKVTQGLLQEFGARRVIDTPITEHGFAGVGVGAAMAGLKPIVEFMTFNFAMQAIDQIINSAAKTLYMSGGQMGAPIVFRGPNGAAARVGAQHSQDYAAWYSAIPGLKVVMPYTASDAKGLLKAAIRDPNPVVFLENEILYGQHFDVPKLDNFVLPIGKARIHRPGKDVTVVSFGIGMTYATKAVAELEKIGIDVELIDLRTLRPMDLPTVIESVKKTGRLVTVEEGYPQNSVGTEIATRVMQQAFDYLDAPILTIAGKDVPMPYAANLEKLALPNVGEVVDAVKAVCYK from the coding sequence ATGCCTATCGATATCCTCATGCCCGCCCTTTCTCCGACCATGGAAGAAGGCACGCTGTCCAAGTGGCTCAAGAATGAAGGCGACAAGGTCACGTCAGGTGACGTGATTGCCGAAATCGAAACCGACAAGGCGACGATGGAAGTCGAAGCCGTTGACGAAGGCGTCATCGGCAAGCTCTTGGTTCCGGCCGGAACCGAAGGTGTCAAGGTGAACGCCAAGATCGCCGTTCTCCTGCAGGACGGCGAATCTGCCGACGCGATTTCCGCCGCTCCGGCTGCCGTTCAGCCGGCTCCAGTCGCTGCGGCACCCGTTGCCCAGGAAGAAAAGCCGGCAGCTTCAGCTTCCGCCCCGGTTCCGGCCGAGCCCAAGGCTTTCGTGCCGAACGACCCGGAAATTCCTGCCGGTACCGAAATGGTCTCGATGACGGTGCGCGAAGCCCTTCGTGACGCCATGGCCGAAGAAATGCGTGCTGACGATAGCGTCTTCGTCATGGGTGAAGAAGTCGCCGAATATCAGGGCGCCTACAAGGTCACCCAGGGCCTGCTTCAGGAATTCGGCGCTCGCCGCGTCATCGACACCCCGATCACCGAGCACGGTTTTGCCGGCGTCGGCGTCGGTGCGGCCATGGCTGGCCTGAAGCCGATCGTCGAGTTCATGACCTTCAACTTCGCCATGCAGGCGATCGACCAGATCATCAACTCGGCTGCCAAGACGCTCTATATGTCCGGCGGCCAGATGGGCGCTCCGATCGTCTTCCGCGGGCCGAACGGCGCTGCTGCCCGAGTCGGTGCCCAGCACAGCCAGGATTATGCAGCCTGGTATAGCGCGATCCCCGGCCTGAAGGTCGTCATGCCCTACACGGCATCCGACGCAAAGGGCCTGCTGAAGGCTGCCATCCGTGATCCGAACCCGGTCGTCTTCCTCGAAAACGAAATTCTCTACGGCCAGCATTTTGATGTGCCGAAGCTCGACAATTTCGTTCTGCCGATCGGCAAGGCCCGCATCCATCGCCCAGGCAAGGACGTCACGGTCGTCTCCTTCGGTATCGGTATGACCTATGCCACGAAGGCGGTCGCCGAACTCGAGAAAATCGGCATCGACGTTGAACTGATCGACCTGCGCACGCTGCGTCCGATGGATCTTCCGACGGTCATAGAATCCGTCAAGAAGACCGGCCGTCTGGTCACGGTCGAAGAAGGTTACCCGCAGAACTCCGTTGGCACCGAAATCGCCACGCGCGTCATGCAGCAGGCGTTCGATTATCTCGATGCGCCGATCCTGACGATCGCCGGCAAGGACGTTCCGATGCCTTACGCTGCCAACCTCGAGAAGCTCGCGCTTCCGAATGTCGGCGAAGTGGTCGATGCGGTGAAAGCCGTTTGCTACAAATAA
- the pdhA gene encoding pyruvate dehydrogenase (acetyl-transferring) E1 component subunit alpha, which yields MALRKTATVSSRKNSAKSAAKASSAAKASNGGPIADFDRDEELKAYREMLLIRRFEEKAGQLYGMGFIGGFCHLYIGQEAVVVGMQMAQKEGDQVITAYRDHGHMLATGMEARGVMAELTGRRNGYSHGKGGSMHMFSKEKHFYGGHGIVGAQVSLGTGLAFANRYRGNDSVSIAYFGDGAANQGQVYESFNMAALWKLPIIYIVENNRYAMGTSTARATAQSNYSLRGSGFGIPGMQVDGMDVRAVKAAADEALEHCRSGKGPIILEMLTYRYRGHSMSDPAKYRTKEEVQKMRSEQDPIEQVRLRVMEKGWATEDDLKAIDKEVRDIVADSADFAQADPEPDASELYTDILL from the coding sequence ATGGCGTTGCGCAAAACCGCGACCGTTTCCAGCCGCAAAAACAGTGCGAAATCCGCAGCCAAGGCATCGTCCGCGGCCAAGGCGTCGAATGGCGGTCCCATTGCCGATTTCGATCGCGACGAGGAGCTGAAGGCCTATCGTGAGATGCTGCTCATCCGCCGTTTCGAGGAAAAGGCGGGCCAGCTTTATGGTATGGGCTTCATCGGTGGTTTCTGTCACCTTTACATCGGCCAGGAAGCTGTCGTCGTCGGCATGCAGATGGCGCAGAAGGAAGGTGATCAGGTCATTACCGCCTATCGCGACCACGGTCACATGCTGGCTACCGGCATGGAAGCCCGCGGCGTCATGGCTGAGCTGACCGGGCGTCGTAACGGTTATTCCCACGGGAAGGGCGGTTCGATGCATATGTTCTCCAAGGAAAAGCATTTCTACGGCGGCCACGGCATCGTCGGCGCCCAGGTGTCGCTCGGCACCGGTCTCGCCTTCGCCAACCGCTACCGCGGCAATGACAGCGTCTCGATCGCCTATTTCGGTGACGGCGCTGCCAACCAGGGCCAGGTCTACGAGAGCTTCAACATGGCTGCCCTCTGGAAGCTGCCGATCATCTACATCGTCGAAAACAACCGCTACGCCATGGGCACCTCGACGGCTCGCGCTACTGCGCAGTCGAACTATTCGCTCCGCGGTTCCGGCTTCGGCATTCCCGGCATGCAGGTGGACGGCATGGATGTTCGCGCCGTCAAGGCCGCTGCCGATGAAGCGCTTGAACACTGCCGCTCGGGCAAGGGCCCGATCATCCTTGAAATGCTGACCTATCGCTATCGCGGCCACTCCATGTCGGATCCGGCGAAGTACCGCACCAAGGAAGAAGTGCAGAAGATGCGCTCCGAGCAGGACCCGATCGAGCAGGTCCGTCTGCGCGTGATGGAAAAGGGCTGGGCAACCGAGGACGATCTGAAGGCGATCGACAAGGAAGTCCGCGATATCGTCGCCGACAGCGCCGATTTCGCCCAGGCCGATCCGGAGCCGGATGCATCCGAACTCTACACCGACATTCTGCTCTAA
- a CDS encoding FtsB family cell division protein, with the protein MWTKHHKKRKTGRFVIPAMTVAFLSYFGYHCIHGDYGLRATEAFERQRVAREKELAVLKARREHLEAQVALLSDGSLDKDMLDEKARYQLNMSRADEIVIYNHYRN; encoded by the coding sequence ATGTGGACAAAGCATCATAAGAAGAGAAAGACCGGTCGCTTCGTCATTCCGGCCATGACTGTCGCCTTCCTCTCCTATTTCGGTTATCATTGTATTCACGGTGACTATGGTCTGCGTGCGACGGAGGCGTTCGAGCGCCAGCGTGTCGCGCGCGAAAAGGAACTGGCAGTGCTGAAGGCTAGGCGCGAGCATCTGGAAGCGCAGGTGGCGCTCCTCAGTGACGGCTCGCTGGACAAGGATATGCTCGACGAAAAGGCACGATATCAGCTCAACATGTCGCGCGCGGATGAGATTGTAATCTACAACCATTATCGCAATTAA
- the eno gene encoding phosphopyruvate hydratase, with the protein MTAITDIIAREILDSRGNPTVEVDVYLEDGSMGRAAVPSGASTGAHEAVELRDGGKRYLGKGVEKAVEAANTEIFDAIGGIDAENQIQIDKIMIELDGTPNKSRLGANAILGVSLAVAKAAAEAAGLPLYRYVGGASASLLPVPMMNIINGGAHADNPIDFQEFMILPVGADSIREAVRMGSEVFHTLRKELAAQGHNTNVGDEGGFAPGLKSAPEALDFIMKSVEKAGYKPGEDIYLGLDCASTEFFKDGKYVMEGEGRTLEPGAMAEYLAELVGKYPIISVEDGMAEDDWEGWKTLTDLVGKKCQLVGDDLFVTNSARLRDGIRMGVANSILVKVNQIGSLTETLDAVNTAHKAAYTAVMSHRSGETEDSTIADLAVATNCGQIKTGSLSRSDRLAKYNQLIRIEEGLGPQAQYAGRSIIRG; encoded by the coding sequence ATGACTGCAATTACCGATATCATCGCCCGCGAGATTCTCGATAGCCGTGGTAACCCCACCGTCGAAGTCGATGTCTATCTCGAAGACGGCAGCATGGGCCGTGCGGCTGTTCCCTCGGGTGCTTCGACCGGCGCGCATGAAGCTGTCGAACTGCGCGATGGCGGCAAGCGCTATCTCGGCAAGGGTGTCGAAAAGGCCGTCGAAGCCGCCAACACCGAGATCTTCGACGCCATCGGCGGCATCGACGCTGAAAACCAGATCCAGATCGACAAGATCATGATCGAGCTTGATGGCACGCCGAACAAGTCGCGCCTCGGCGCCAACGCCATCCTCGGCGTTTCGCTCGCCGTCGCCAAGGCTGCCGCTGAGGCTGCCGGTCTGCCGCTCTACCGTTACGTCGGCGGCGCTTCCGCAAGCCTCCTGCCGGTTCCGATGATGAACATCATCAACGGCGGCGCCCATGCCGACAACCCGATCGACTTCCAGGAATTCATGATCCTGCCGGTTGGCGCAGATTCGATCCGGGAAGCCGTGCGCATGGGCTCGGAAGTCTTCCATACGCTGCGCAAAGAACTCGCCGCCCAGGGGCACAACACCAACGTTGGCGACGAAGGCGGTTTTGCACCGGGCCTGAAGAGCGCCCCGGAAGCCCTCGACTTCATCATGAAGTCGGTTGAGAAAGCCGGCTACAAGCCGGGCGAAGACATCTATCTCGGCCTCGATTGCGCCTCGACGGAATTCTTCAAGGATGGCAAGTATGTGATGGAAGGCGAAGGCCGCACGCTCGAGCCGGGCGCAATGGCCGAATACCTCGCCGAACTCGTCGGCAAGTACCCGATCATTTCCGTCGAGGACGGCATGGCAGAGGACGATTGGGAAGGTTGGAAGACGCTGACCGATCTTGTCGGCAAGAAGTGCCAGCTCGTCGGCGATGACCTGTTCGTCACCAACTCGGCTCGCCTGCGTGACGGTATCCGCATGGGTGTTGCCAACTCGATCCTCGTCAAGGTCAACCAGATCGGCTCGCTGACGGAAACGCTCGATGCGGTCAACACTGCGCACAAGGCAGCCTATACCGCCGTCATGTCGCACCGTTCGGGCGAAACCGAAGATTCCACGATCGCCGATCTCGCAGTTGCCACCAACTGCGGCCAGATCAAGACCGGCTCGCTGTCGCGCTCGGATCGCCTTGCCAAGTACAACCAGCTGATCCGTATCGAAGAAGGTCTCGGCCCCCAGGCTCAGTATGCCGGCCGCTCCATCATTCGCGGCTAA